A single window of Zea mays cultivar B73 chromosome 10, Zm-B73-REFERENCE-NAM-5.0, whole genome shotgun sequence DNA harbors:
- the LOC103641579 gene encoding uncharacterized protein At5g41620 isoform X1, with the protein MPRWGDAEEGAAADEAIAAAAAVRLANKIRKRRAVSSSGGSDPAAGRRLRSRRPAVLLPRRRTSAGGDMSESSRGRHCRGGGTRLADGTWPSASARRLVDAFWQDMDSDLLEGDAAAAAARRSLVQWSGASTELSQRSRSKSKILEADGKGSRRNGHARWLSADMTSNGHARWLSADMTSNGSGMEVGKFSQDDVSRCPEKTVNLQDLQNSLIASKELVKVLAHIWGPGELNPSSVSLISALRSELDVARSHVRKLIKEKKSNPYEIEDLKKQLAEEMESWKVKQKEKVANALQFIVSELDTEKKSRKRAEKTNKKLSVALANTEASLQAVTKELERERKSKGRVEKICNELIKGIDEDKAEVEALKRETEKAQEELQKEREMLQLADEWREQRVQMKLLEARLQFEEKNAAVNQLRDELQAYLDTRKEQEPMNDPMQLSHASENGATAADDVVPDRNGGNFSEDDASEGSDIHSIELNVDGVNRTYTWSYTPSSKGRQRSASRHESFSDRGMDGVNSWRLEQSFRGMDEELEGDWAEGCSNGILTMDHDEERYLAIKNLREQMLAGSGFILSQGRENAERECCGL; encoded by the exons ATGCCGAGGTGGGGGGACGCGGAGGAAGGAGCAGCTGCTGACGAGGCTATCGCGGCGGCAGCGGCAGTGAGGCTGGCCAACAAGATCCGGAAGCGCCGCGCGGTGTCGTCGTCGGGGGGCTCGGACCCGGCGGCCGGGAGGCGGCTACGGTCCAGGAGGCCCGCGGTGCTGCTGCCGCGGCGCCGGACCAGCGCGGGCGGGGACATGTCGGAGTCGTCCCGTGGCCGGCATTGCCGCGGAGGCGGTACCCGCCTCGCCGACGGGACATGGCCGTCCGCGTCGGCGAGGAGGCTCGTCGACGCGTTCTGGCAGGATATGGACAGCGACCTGCTTGAAGGggatgcggcggcggcggcggcgcgccggAGCTTGGTTCAGTGGAGCGGCGCCTCCACGGAG TTGTCCCAGAGATCGAGAAGCAAGAGCAAGATCTTGGAGGCTgatggcaagggaagtcggcgcaACGGCCATGCCCGGTGGCTTTCGGCAGATATGACGAGCAACGGCCATGCCCGGTGGCTTTCGGCAGATATGACGAGCAACGGCAGCGGAATGGAG GTTGGTAAATTCTCCCAAGACGATGTTTCAAGATGTCCTGAGAAAACAGTGAACCTACAGGATCTTCAGAACAGCTTGATTGCATCTAAGGAGCTTGTAAAAGTACTTGCCCACATATGGGGACCTGGAGAACTGAATCCGTCTAGTGTATCACTCATCTCTGCTCTACGTTCAGAGCTTGATGTTGCCCGTTCTCATGTTAGAAAGCTAATAAAAGAAAAGAAGTCTAATCCCTATGAAATTGAGGACTTAAAGAAGCAACTTGCAGAAGAAATGGAATCGTGGAAGGTCAAACAAAAGGAGAAGGTTGCAAATGCTCTCCAATTTATAGTTTCAGAGCTAGACACTGAGAAGAAGTCAAGGAAAAGAGCAGAGAAGACAAATAAGAAGTTGAGTGTTGCCTTAGCCAACACTGAAGCCTCACTGCAGGCAGTGACGAAAGAACTTGAAAGGGAGAGGAAATCTAAAGGAAGAGTTGAGAAGATCTGCAACGAGCTCATCAAAGGCATTGACGAGGACAAAGCTGAGGTGGAGGCACTGAAGAGAGAAACCGAGAAGGCACAAGAAGAGCTCCAGAAAGAGCGTGAAATGCTTCAACTTGCAGACGAGTGGCGTGAACAAAGGGTTCAGATGAAGCTGCTAGAAGCACGGCTTCAGTTTGAGGAGAAAAATGCAGCTGTTAATCAGCTGCGCGATGAACTCCAAGCTTATCTGGATACTAGGAAAGAGCAGGAACCAATGAACGATCCAATGCAACTGTCCCATGCGTCTGAAAATGGCGCCACCGCAGCTGATGATGTAGTCCCTGACAGAAATGGTGGAAACTTCAGCGAAGACGACGCATCGGAAGGCAGTGACATACACTCGATTGAGCTGAACGTCGATGGCGTCAACAGGACCTACACCTGGAGCTACACTCCTTCCTCGAAAGGCAGGCAGAGGAGCGCATCGAGGCATGAATCGTTTTCGGATAGAGGGATGGACGGCGTGAACTCGTGGCGTTTAGAGCAAAGCTTTCGGGGCATGGATGAGGAgctggagggagactgggcagaaGGGTGTAGCAACGGAATACTGACCATGGATCACGACGAGGAGAGGTATCTGGCAATCAAGAATCTCAGAGAGCAGATGCTGGCCGGGTCAGGGTTCATCCTATCACAAGGTAGAGAAAATGCTGAAAGAGAGTGTTGTGGCTTGTAA
- the LOC103641579 gene encoding uncharacterized protein At5g41620 isoform X2: MPRWGDAEEGAAADEAIAAAAAVRLANKIRKRRAVSSSGGSDPAAGRRLRSRRPAVLLPRRRTSAGGDMSESSRGRHCRGGGTRLADGTWPSASARRLVDAFWQDMDSDLLEGDAAAAAARRSLVQWSGASTERSRSKSKILEADGKGSRRNGHARWLSADMTSNGHARWLSADMTSNGSGMEVGKFSQDDVSRCPEKTVNLQDLQNSLIASKELVKVLAHIWGPGELNPSSVSLISALRSELDVARSHVRKLIKEKKSNPYEIEDLKKQLAEEMESWKVKQKEKVANALQFIVSELDTEKKSRKRAEKTNKKLSVALANTEASLQAVTKELERERKSKGRVEKICNELIKGIDEDKAEVEALKRETEKAQEELQKEREMLQLADEWREQRVQMKLLEARLQFEEKNAAVNQLRDELQAYLDTRKEQEPMNDPMQLSHASENGATAADDVVPDRNGGNFSEDDASEGSDIHSIELNVDGVNRTYTWSYTPSSKGRQRSASRHESFSDRGMDGVNSWRLEQSFRGMDEELEGDWAEGCSNGILTMDHDEERYLAIKNLREQMLAGSGFILSQGRENAERECCGL; encoded by the exons ATGCCGAGGTGGGGGGACGCGGAGGAAGGAGCAGCTGCTGACGAGGCTATCGCGGCGGCAGCGGCAGTGAGGCTGGCCAACAAGATCCGGAAGCGCCGCGCGGTGTCGTCGTCGGGGGGCTCGGACCCGGCGGCCGGGAGGCGGCTACGGTCCAGGAGGCCCGCGGTGCTGCTGCCGCGGCGCCGGACCAGCGCGGGCGGGGACATGTCGGAGTCGTCCCGTGGCCGGCATTGCCGCGGAGGCGGTACCCGCCTCGCCGACGGGACATGGCCGTCCGCGTCGGCGAGGAGGCTCGTCGACGCGTTCTGGCAGGATATGGACAGCGACCTGCTTGAAGGggatgcggcggcggcggcggcgcgccggAGCTTGGTTCAGTGGAGCGGCGCCTCCACGGAG AGATCGAGAAGCAAGAGCAAGATCTTGGAGGCTgatggcaagggaagtcggcgcaACGGCCATGCCCGGTGGCTTTCGGCAGATATGACGAGCAACGGCCATGCCCGGTGGCTTTCGGCAGATATGACGAGCAACGGCAGCGGAATGGAG GTTGGTAAATTCTCCCAAGACGATGTTTCAAGATGTCCTGAGAAAACAGTGAACCTACAGGATCTTCAGAACAGCTTGATTGCATCTAAGGAGCTTGTAAAAGTACTTGCCCACATATGGGGACCTGGAGAACTGAATCCGTCTAGTGTATCACTCATCTCTGCTCTACGTTCAGAGCTTGATGTTGCCCGTTCTCATGTTAGAAAGCTAATAAAAGAAAAGAAGTCTAATCCCTATGAAATTGAGGACTTAAAGAAGCAACTTGCAGAAGAAATGGAATCGTGGAAGGTCAAACAAAAGGAGAAGGTTGCAAATGCTCTCCAATTTATAGTTTCAGAGCTAGACACTGAGAAGAAGTCAAGGAAAAGAGCAGAGAAGACAAATAAGAAGTTGAGTGTTGCCTTAGCCAACACTGAAGCCTCACTGCAGGCAGTGACGAAAGAACTTGAAAGGGAGAGGAAATCTAAAGGAAGAGTTGAGAAGATCTGCAACGAGCTCATCAAAGGCATTGACGAGGACAAAGCTGAGGTGGAGGCACTGAAGAGAGAAACCGAGAAGGCACAAGAAGAGCTCCAGAAAGAGCGTGAAATGCTTCAACTTGCAGACGAGTGGCGTGAACAAAGGGTTCAGATGAAGCTGCTAGAAGCACGGCTTCAGTTTGAGGAGAAAAATGCAGCTGTTAATCAGCTGCGCGATGAACTCCAAGCTTATCTGGATACTAGGAAAGAGCAGGAACCAATGAACGATCCAATGCAACTGTCCCATGCGTCTGAAAATGGCGCCACCGCAGCTGATGATGTAGTCCCTGACAGAAATGGTGGAAACTTCAGCGAAGACGACGCATCGGAAGGCAGTGACATACACTCGATTGAGCTGAACGTCGATGGCGTCAACAGGACCTACACCTGGAGCTACACTCCTTCCTCGAAAGGCAGGCAGAGGAGCGCATCGAGGCATGAATCGTTTTCGGATAGAGGGATGGACGGCGTGAACTCGTGGCGTTTAGAGCAAAGCTTTCGGGGCATGGATGAGGAgctggagggagactgggcagaaGGGTGTAGCAACGGAATACTGACCATGGATCACGACGAGGAGAGGTATCTGGCAATCAAGAATCTCAGAGAGCAGATGCTGGCCGGGTCAGGGTTCATCCTATCACAAGGTAGAGAAAATGCTGAAAGAGAGTGTTGTGGCTTGTAA